From Gemmatimonadaceae bacterium, the proteins below share one genomic window:
- a CDS encoding type IV pilus twitching motility protein PilT translates to MAYLDRFLAAMVTSHADVLTLAADDVARMTIANVARPVTKQPLRGAQLRSVLLEVAPSEARDAVGAGGEASFTYTYDAVAYTVSIVAGPTGQSVEIRPQAKEPAAAPAARPTEAPSEPVAARAAESAEPRPSGPAISVDEHESAPRVSDEINREIHWLLEQLVSRGASDLHLRVSEPPILRLHGEMSRIEGRAPLDNATLEAMMLALMPDRNRREYESISDTDFAYEISGLARFRCNALRDRRGAAAVFRVIPARVVSADELGLTEEVQRLAHLPRGLVLVTGPTGSGKSTTLCALIDLVNSTRSDHVVTIEDPIEFVHQNKQCIITQRQVGLHTQSFKHALRAALREDPDIILVGELRDLETVSIAIETAETGHLVFGTLHTTSAVSTVDRLIDQFPPDRQAQIRVMLSESLRGVISQVLCKKIGGGRVAAREVLLTIPAISNLIREGKTFQIPSILQTSKRLGMVTLNDALIDLVDNGLVEPREAYVKASDKQGFAGMLKARNHNTSFLEGDLSAAASGGTGSTTAVKAEGGLKAPSTRPANAGR, encoded by the coding sequence ATGGCTTATCTGGATCGGTTCCTCGCCGCGATGGTCACCAGCCACGCCGACGTGCTGACGCTGGCGGCAGACGACGTCGCGCGGATGACCATCGCCAACGTCGCGCGACCCGTGACCAAGCAACCGCTGCGGGGCGCGCAGCTTCGCTCGGTGCTGCTCGAGGTCGCCCCATCCGAGGCGCGCGACGCGGTCGGCGCGGGCGGCGAGGCGTCGTTCACGTACACGTACGACGCCGTCGCGTACACCGTGTCCATCGTTGCCGGCCCAACGGGACAATCGGTGGAGATCCGTCCGCAGGCGAAGGAGCCCGCCGCTGCTCCGGCCGCTCGCCCAACGGAAGCGCCGAGCGAACCGGTTGCCGCTCGTGCGGCCGAGAGCGCGGAGCCGCGTCCGAGCGGTCCGGCGATTTCGGTGGACGAGCACGAGTCCGCGCCCCGAGTGTCTGATGAAATCAACCGCGAGATCCACTGGCTGCTCGAGCAGCTCGTGTCCCGCGGCGCGTCGGACCTGCACCTGCGCGTGAGCGAGCCGCCCATTCTGCGTCTCCACGGCGAGATGTCGCGCATCGAAGGCCGCGCACCGCTCGACAACGCGACGCTCGAAGCGATGATGCTCGCGCTCATGCCGGATCGGAACCGCCGCGAATACGAGAGCATCAGCGACACGGATTTCGCGTACGAGATTTCAGGGCTGGCGCGCTTCCGTTGCAACGCGCTGCGCGACCGCCGCGGCGCCGCCGCCGTGTTCCGCGTGATTCCTGCGCGCGTCGTCAGCGCGGACGAGCTCGGCCTAACGGAAGAAGTGCAGCGCCTGGCCCACCTCCCGCGCGGCCTCGTGCTGGTCACGGGCCCGACCGGATCCGGCAAGTCGACCACGCTCTGCGCGCTCATCGACCTGGTGAACAGCACGCGCAGCGACCACGTGGTCACGATCGAAGACCCGATCGAGTTCGTGCACCAGAACAAGCAGTGCATCATCACACAGCGCCAGGTTGGTCTGCACACGCAGTCGTTCAAGCACGCCCTGCGCGCGGCGCTGCGTGAAGACCCGGACATCATCCTCGTCGGCGAGCTGCGCGATCTGGAGACGGTGTCGATCGCGATCGAGACCGCGGAGACCGGACACCTCGTGTTCGGCACGCTGCACACGACGAGCGCCGTCAGTACGGTCGACCGACTCATCGACCAGTTCCCGCCCGACCGTCAGGCCCAGATCCGCGTGATGCTCTCCGAGTCGCTGCGCGGCGTAATCTCGCAGGTGCTCTGCAAGAAAATCGGCGGCGGCCGCGTGGCAGCGCGCGAAGTGCTGCTCACGATTCCGGCGATTTCGAATCTGATCCGCGAAGGCAAGACCTTCCAGATCCCGTCGATCCTGCAGACATCGAAGCGGTTAGGCATGGTGACGCTCAACGACGCGCTGATCGACCTGGTGGATAACGGGCTCGTGGAGCCGCGCGAAGCATACGTGAAGGCAAGCGACAAGCAGGGCTTTGCCGGCATGCTCAAGGCGCGCAACCATAACACGAGTTTCCTCGAAGGCGATCTCAGCGCCGCCGCGAGCGGCGGCACCGGAAGCACGACGGCCGTGAAAGCCGAAGGCGGATTGAAAGCGCCGAGCACGCGGCCCGCGAACGCGGGCCGGTAG
- a CDS encoding cation diffusion facilitator family transporter — MRVALAITLLVLIAELVGGFAANSLTLLADAGHMLTDVAALGLTLFVTWFSRRPETPKRTYGYLRLEIFAAFLNGGALLVISALIVWEAVTRIRQPEPVAGGLMLIIALVGLVANMLSARTLHPASESSLNLRGAYLHILGDLLGSVGTVAAALIIRITEWRLADPIASIIVSLLILRSAWALVRESIDVMLESTPSHISLGAVRAQLEAIPGIEAVHDLHVWTVTSGVIAMSTHAIVREPERHQHVLEHVLDAMRLFGIQHVTVQIEQQEMYERELHLHA; from the coding sequence TTGCGCGTCGCGCTGGCGATCACGCTTCTCGTCCTCATCGCCGAGCTCGTCGGTGGTTTCGCGGCCAACTCGCTCACGCTGCTGGCCGACGCCGGCCACATGCTCACCGACGTCGCGGCCCTCGGCCTAACGCTGTTCGTCACCTGGTTCAGCCGCCGGCCGGAGACCCCCAAGCGCACCTACGGCTATCTGCGCCTCGAGATCTTCGCCGCGTTTCTCAACGGCGGCGCACTGCTCGTGATTTCGGCGCTCATCGTGTGGGAGGCGGTGACGCGCATCCGACAACCGGAGCCGGTGGCAGGCGGGCTCATGCTCATCATCGCGCTCGTGGGGCTCGTGGCCAACATGCTCTCCGCGCGCACCCTGCACCCGGCGAGCGAGTCGAGCCTCAACCTGCGCGGCGCGTACCTCCATATTCTTGGCGACCTGCTGGGATCGGTCGGCACGGTGGCCGCCGCACTCATTATCCGCATCACGGAATGGCGGCTCGCCGATCCGATCGCGTCGATCATCGTCTCGTTGTTGATTCTGCGCAGCGCCTGGGCGCTCGTCCGGGAATCTATCGATGTGATGCTGGAGTCGACGCCCTCGCACATCTCGTTGGGCGCGGTGCGCGCGCAGCTCGAGGCCATTCCGGGCATCGAGGCCGTGCACGATCTGCACGTCTGGACGGTGACATCCGGCGTGATCGCCATGAGCACGCACGCCATTGTGCGCGAGCCGGAGCGGCACCAGCACGTGCTGGAGCACGTCCTGGACGCCATGCGGTTGTTCGGCATCCAGCACGTGACGGTCCAGATCGAACAGCAGGAGATGTACGAGCGGGAGCTGCATCTGCACGCGTAG
- the pdxA gene encoding 4-hydroxythreonine-4-phosphate dehydrogenase PdxA, translating into MSSRVRLAVTLGDPRGIGPEIVERAARDAAVLAVAELVLVGPSGAGLTVQEAVGEWIPGAGAALAGSLAGLAIERAVALAADGAVHGIVTAPIDKGALLAGGFDYPGHTELLAHLTGSRVAMMLASDRLRVVLATTHIPLREVTRALTRDSIVEVAGVTRRGLQEWYGLAAPRIALCALNPHAGDGGRFGREDDELLAPAARSAGLAGPFPADTVFVRAIRGEFDAVIAPYHDVGMTAIKVASFGSAVNVTLGLPFPRTSPDHGTALDIAGRGLADPSSFIAAVFECARIARVLAGR; encoded by the coding sequence GTGAGCAGCCGCGTGCGTCTCGCGGTCACGCTCGGCGATCCGCGCGGGATCGGTCCCGAGATCGTCGAACGGGCCGCGCGCGATGCCGCCGTGCTCGCCGTGGCCGAGCTGGTCCTGGTCGGTCCGAGCGGCGCCGGCCTAACGGTGCAGGAAGCGGTGGGCGAGTGGATACCAGGCGCCGGCGCCGCGCTCGCCGGCTCGTTGGCCGGACTCGCCATCGAGCGCGCCGTTGCCCTCGCCGCCGACGGCGCGGTCCACGGCATCGTCACCGCGCCGATCGACAAGGGCGCGCTGCTCGCCGGCGGCTTCGATTATCCCGGGCACACCGAGCTGCTCGCACACCTCACCGGTTCGCGCGTCGCGATGATGCTCGCATCAGACCGGCTGCGCGTCGTGCTCGCGACCACACACATTCCGCTGCGCGAGGTGACGCGCGCGCTCACGCGAGACTCGATCGTCGAGGTAGCCGGCGTGACGCGTCGCGGCCTGCAGGAATGGTACGGGCTTGCCGCCCCACGCATTGCATTGTGCGCCCTCAACCCACACGCGGGCGACGGCGGCCGGTTCGGCCGCGAAGACGATGAGCTGCTCGCGCCGGCCGCACGCTCGGCCGGTCTCGCGGGTCCGTTCCCGGCCGACACCGTGTTCGTGCGCGCGATTCGCGGCGAATTCGATGCAGTCATCGCCCCATATCACGACGTGGGCATGACGGCCATCAAAGTGGCGTCGTTCGGCAGCGCGGTGAACGTGACGCTCGGACTTCCGTTTCCGCGCACGTCGCCCGACCACGGCACTGCGTTGGACATCGCCGGCCGCGGGCTGGCGGACCCATCGAGCTTCATCGCCGCGGTGTTCGAGTGTGCGCGCATCGCGCGCGTGCTCGCCGGCCGCTGA
- a CDS encoding S4 domain-containing protein, with the protein MDLALKRLLLVRSRSEGKEACDVGAVTVNGVRAKASTEVRAGDRIGIEYADRSLGIELTGEIGTNVSRAQARSLYRVLRDERTSGGAS; encoded by the coding sequence GTGGACCTCGCGCTGAAACGATTGCTGCTCGTGCGCAGCAGAAGCGAGGGCAAGGAAGCGTGTGACGTCGGCGCGGTGACGGTGAACGGCGTGCGCGCCAAAGCGTCCACCGAAGTGCGCGCCGGCGACCGCATCGGCATCGAGTACGCCGACCGGTCACTCGGCATCGAGCTCACGGGCGAGATCGGGACTAACGTTAGTCGCGCGCAGGCCAGGAGTCTCTATCGCGTGCTGCGGGACGAGCGCACGTCCGGCGGTGCGTCGTGA
- a CDS encoding peptidylprolyl isomerase, producing the protein MLRLTAALAAALLVGSAPVTAQDSTSKRDTTARDTTTARDTTARDSSAVVDSAARSDTLVAPKLTMPETPGTAPLPAQPEMPAPGTMIPIDGVVAVVGDQPILRSDIEDAINAIRAQGGQLPTDSAGEAHMIHDVLSQIIDEELLVQEAHVEKIDVSDNDLATEVDQRFQQIRGRFSSDAEFRQQLKLSGFATPDEFRRFLLDKARRETLQQKLFEKLRSDGKLTSVPVSEVEVDSMFQATKGQIQKLPATVTYRQIVISPQPSPKEDSAALLKADSLLTEIRKGADFAQIAKRESMDLSTKDQGGDLGWHRRGEFVPNFDAMYFALPPGQVSPIIKTVFGYHIIKIDRVQPAEVRGSQILIRPKIDSADIARARKLADSVTELWRHGASYDSLAAKYHDVSEEKLMPDPFPQASLPKEYQMAIAGHKKGDILDPFTIMDKTRGVPKFFIIELTSISGAREPTLADYRERIRDQLSQQKAIRHYLDSLRKDTYVAVLNVP; encoded by the coding sequence ATGTTGCGTCTCACAGCCGCGCTCGCAGCGGCCCTGCTCGTGGGTTCTGCGCCAGTCACGGCGCAGGACTCCACGTCCAAGCGCGATACCACCGCGCGCGACACGACGACCGCACGCGACACCACGGCGCGCGACTCATCGGCGGTCGTCGACTCCGCTGCCAGAAGCGATACGTTGGTCGCGCCGAAGTTGACGATGCCCGAGACGCCAGGCACAGCGCCGTTGCCTGCGCAGCCCGAGATGCCCGCGCCCGGGACCATGATTCCGATCGATGGCGTCGTGGCCGTGGTCGGCGATCAGCCGATTCTGCGGAGCGACATCGAAGACGCGATCAATGCGATCCGGGCGCAGGGCGGGCAGCTTCCCACCGATTCGGCGGGAGAGGCGCACATGATCCACGACGTGCTGTCGCAGATCATCGACGAAGAGCTGCTCGTTCAGGAGGCACACGTCGAAAAGATCGACGTCTCCGACAACGACCTTGCCACCGAGGTCGATCAACGGTTCCAGCAAATCCGTGGACGCTTTTCGAGCGACGCCGAGTTCCGGCAGCAGCTGAAGTTGTCGGGCTTCGCCACCCCCGATGAGTTCCGCCGTTTCCTGCTCGACAAAGCGCGGCGTGAAACGCTGCAGCAGAAGTTGTTCGAAAAGCTGCGCAGTGACGGGAAACTCACGAGCGTGCCGGTCTCGGAGGTCGAGGTCGACTCGATGTTCCAGGCGACCAAAGGACAGATCCAGAAGCTGCCGGCCACCGTCACGTATCGACAGATCGTGATTTCGCCGCAGCCGAGTCCGAAAGAAGATTCGGCGGCGCTGCTCAAGGCAGACTCGCTCTTGACGGAGATCCGCAAGGGAGCCGACTTCGCGCAGATCGCCAAGCGCGAATCGATGGACCTCTCCACGAAGGACCAGGGCGGGGATCTGGGCTGGCACCGGCGCGGGGAGTTCGTGCCTAACTTCGATGCGATGTACTTCGCCCTGCCGCCGGGCCAGGTGAGTCCGATCATCAAGACGGTGTTCGGGTATCACATCATCAAGATCGATCGCGTGCAGCCGGCCGAAGTGCGCGGAAGCCAGATCCTCATTCGTCCGAAGATCGACTCGGCCGACATCGCGCGTGCGCGCAAGCTCGCGGACAGCGTGACCGAGTTGTGGAGACATGGCGCGTCGTACGACAGCCTTGCCGCCAAGTACCATGATGTGTCGGAAGAGAAGTTGATGCCCGATCCGTTCCCGCAGGCGTCGCTGCCCAAGGAGTACCAGATGGCGATCGCGGGGCACAAAAAGGGCGACATTCTCGATCCGTTCACGATCATGGACAAGACGCGCGGGGTGCCGAAGTTCTTCATTATCGAGTTGACGTCCATCAGCGGCGCGCGCGAACCGACGCTGGCCGACTATCGCGAACGCATCCGCGACCAGCTGTCGCAGCAGAAGGCGATCCGCCACTATCTCGATTCGCTGCGGAAGGATACGTACGTCGCCGTGCTCAACGTGCCCTGA